The proteins below are encoded in one region of Amycolatopsis magusensis:
- a CDS encoding NAD(P)-dependent oxidoreductase, translating into MVESGFLGLGVMGQPMALNLARAGTPLAVWNRTAGRADPLRAAGASVLPDAAAVFERAEVVFLMLANGNAADAVLRRGTPDFAAMVADRVVVHMGTTSPEYSRGLEADVRAAGGAYAEAPVSGSRKPAEAGQLVAMLAGEVDATKRVRPLLAPMCHEVVHCGAAPNGMLMKLSVNLFLITMVTGLAEALHFADRQGVDLPALLGVLDAGPMASAVSRLKARKLADRDFEVQAAVSDVLYNNELIAAAARSAGIASPLLDVCLELFGETEGLGLGATDMAAVVRAIEQRTGQSRSTASFAS; encoded by the coding sequence CTGGTGGAATCGGGATTTCTCGGGCTCGGCGTGATGGGGCAGCCGATGGCGCTCAACCTGGCCCGCGCGGGCACGCCGCTCGCGGTCTGGAACCGGACGGCCGGGCGGGCGGATCCGCTGCGGGCGGCCGGAGCGTCCGTGCTCCCGGACGCCGCGGCGGTGTTCGAGCGGGCGGAGGTGGTGTTCCTCATGCTGGCCAACGGGAACGCCGCCGACGCGGTGCTGCGCCGGGGCACGCCGGACTTCGCCGCGATGGTCGCGGACCGCGTCGTGGTGCACATGGGCACCACCTCGCCGGAGTACTCGCGCGGCCTCGAAGCGGACGTCCGCGCGGCCGGTGGCGCCTACGCCGAGGCGCCGGTCTCCGGCTCGCGCAAGCCCGCCGAGGCCGGGCAGTTGGTGGCGATGCTGGCCGGTGAGGTCGACGCGACCAAGCGCGTCCGGCCCTTGCTGGCGCCGATGTGCCACGAGGTGGTCCACTGCGGGGCCGCGCCGAACGGCATGCTGATGAAGCTCTCGGTCAACCTGTTCCTGATCACCATGGTCACCGGTCTGGCCGAGGCGCTGCACTTCGCCGACCGCCAGGGTGTCGACCTGCCCGCCCTGCTCGGCGTGCTCGACGCCGGGCCGATGGCGAGCGCGGTCTCACGGCTCAAGGCCCGCAAGCTCGCCGACCGCGATTTCGAGGTGCAGGCCGCGGTGTCCGACGTGCTCTACAACAACGAGCTGATCGCCGCGGCCGCGCGGTCGGCGGGCATCGCCTCACCGCTGCTGGACGTCTGCCTCGAACTGTTCGGTGAGACCGAGGGACTGGGCCTCGGCGCCACCGACATGGCCGCGGTCGTGCGGGCCATCGAACAGCGGACGGGTCAGAGCCGCTCCACCGCTTCCTTCGCCTCCTGA
- a CDS encoding LacI family DNA-binding transcriptional regulator codes for MGASLREVAEHAGVSVRTVSNVVNGFRYVADDTRARVQASIDELGYRPNMAARSLRRGRTGLVALVIPEVDSPYFAELAARTVRIAEARGLTVLIDQTDGDAERERRLLHGERTQLVDGVLFNPWAVSPDELAARTDTVPLVLLGEHDSTAAVDHVAIDNVAAARAATAHLLSSGRRRVAALGLQPHVANATARRRLLGYREALVAAGLTPVPELEVPVETLHRADGHRAMLGLLDLAEPPDAVFCFTDELALGALRAAADRGVAVPEDLALAGFDDIEDGRFSVPALTTISPDKNAIAELALDCLTEESKAPRAIVAPHELIVRGSG; via the coding sequence ATGGGCGCGAGCCTGCGTGAAGTGGCCGAGCACGCCGGGGTCTCGGTGCGCACGGTGTCCAACGTGGTCAACGGCTTCCGCTACGTCGCCGACGACACCAGGGCCCGCGTGCAGGCCAGCATCGACGAACTCGGCTACCGGCCCAACATGGCCGCGCGCTCGCTGCGGCGCGGGCGGACCGGCCTGGTGGCGCTGGTGATCCCCGAGGTCGACTCGCCGTACTTCGCCGAACTGGCCGCGCGCACCGTGCGCATCGCCGAGGCCCGCGGCCTGACCGTGCTGATCGACCAGACCGACGGCGACGCCGAGCGGGAGCGCCGATTGCTGCACGGCGAGCGCACGCAGCTGGTCGACGGCGTGCTGTTCAACCCGTGGGCGGTCTCCCCCGACGAGCTCGCCGCCCGCACGGACACCGTTCCGCTGGTGCTGCTCGGCGAGCACGACAGCACCGCCGCGGTCGACCACGTGGCCATCGACAACGTCGCGGCCGCCCGCGCCGCGACCGCGCACCTGCTGTCTTCGGGCCGCCGCCGGGTCGCCGCGCTGGGCCTGCAGCCGCACGTCGCCAACGCGACCGCGCGCCGCCGTCTGCTGGGGTACCGCGAGGCGCTGGTGGCCGCCGGGCTGACCCCCGTGCCGGAGCTGGAGGTGCCGGTCGAGACGCTGCACCGCGCCGACGGCCACCGCGCCATGCTCGGCCTGCTCGACCTCGCCGAGCCGCCGGACGCGGTCTTCTGCTTCACCGACGAACTCGCGCTCGGCGCCCTGCGAGCGGCAGCCGACCGCGGGGTCGCGGTGCCCGAGGACCTCGCGCTCGCCGGGTTCGACGACATCGAAGACGGCCGGTTCAGCGTGCCCGCGCTGACCACGATCTCCCCGGACAAGAACGCGATCGCCGAACTGGCGCTCGACTGCCTGACCGAGGAGTCCAAGGCACCGCGGGCGATCGTCGCCCCGCACGAACTGATCGTCCGCGGCAGCGGTTAG
- a CDS encoding phytanoyl-CoA dioxygenase family protein, protein MDEARLAAATTRIEQDGIVGLPGAFERSWVERLGEDVDAAFTEALAREGGAVGRGPNRYYVEIHPEQLRGFTELATHPWIDAVCAAVLGPDYQIVEVGFDVPLAGAVDQPWHRDFPMPQETKETGRLTSLAINVTTVDTEEDMGPFEIAPGTHREPGEEFEHGMFPPQENYPRYRSLAARKYPKMGDISIRSALTVHRGTANVSRKSRPVLVLGVDAPGAGNDERHDTAVTKGFWETLPESLRRHLHCPVVDRLQPITQKHTIEGLVMGAAD, encoded by the coding sequence ATGGACGAAGCGCGACTGGCCGCGGCCACCACCCGGATCGAGCAGGACGGCATCGTCGGGCTGCCCGGCGCCTTCGAGCGGTCCTGGGTGGAGAGGCTGGGCGAGGACGTCGACGCCGCCTTCACCGAGGCGCTGGCCCGCGAGGGCGGGGCGGTCGGCCGCGGCCCGAACCGCTACTACGTGGAAATCCACCCCGAGCAACTGCGCGGCTTCACCGAACTGGCCACGCACCCGTGGATCGACGCGGTGTGCGCGGCGGTGCTCGGCCCGGACTACCAGATCGTCGAGGTGGGCTTCGACGTGCCGCTCGCGGGCGCGGTCGACCAGCCGTGGCACCGGGACTTCCCGATGCCGCAGGAAACCAAAGAGACCGGCAGGCTCACTTCGCTCGCCATCAACGTGACCACTGTGGACACCGAAGAGGACATGGGGCCCTTCGAGATCGCGCCGGGCACGCACCGCGAGCCGGGCGAGGAGTTCGAGCACGGCATGTTCCCGCCCCAGGAGAACTACCCGCGCTACCGCTCGCTCGCCGCGCGGAAGTACCCGAAGATGGGCGACATCTCCATCCGCTCCGCGCTCACCGTCCACCGGGGAACGGCGAACGTCTCGCGCAAGTCGCGGCCGGTGCTGGTGCTCGGGGTGGACGCGCCGGGCGCGGGCAACGACGAACGCCACGACACCGCGGTGACCAAGGGATTCTGGGAGACGCTGCCGGAATCGCTGCGGCGGCACCTGCACTGCCCCGTGGTGGACCGCCTCCAGCCGATCACCCAGAAGCACACCATCGAAGGCCTGGTGATGGGCGCGGCCGACTGA
- a CDS encoding bifunctional serine/threonine-protein kinase/glutamate ABC transporter substrate-binding protein: MSDEQLVAGRYRLGHALGEGGMGVVWRARDELLDREVALKELRHTTPFDPAAPDPAYQRMLREAMTAAQLRHPGIITVHDVVIDRDRPWIVMELVEGPSVAQLVAERGPLPQWQAAAIGRQVAVALAAAHARGIVHRDVKPANILLDGDRAVLTDFGIAAMSGATALTGTGQLIGSPQFMAPERINGQVAGPPSDLWSLGITLYFAVSGRSPFDGEDIQSAFAAVLTREPVPLPHVPALWPVIAALLRKNPADRPVGAQAIALLSAPPPAHPAETVAIPRAPRRAGRLAVVLGVVVLLLVTGGLVIWWQQRGEQSQAQTPSASESAPVSSPSVSPAQVAEVDGSPTVDRIQARGTVLIGVKNDQPGLGLQSPVDGTYAGFDIEIARILASGLGLDESRISYQNITASVREQALNDGTVDLYVGTYAITDSRKQQVGFAGPYLTGGQSLLVRRGEAAITGKDTLRGKKVCSVTGSSPLRRVEELGLTEPENVVGVSSYAECVDRLTAGQVDAVTTDDAILKGFAAADPPALKVVGEPFDTVSYGVGLALADKPLRDKVNDLLQAALDDGRWQGAYDRTLGPSGSPATRPVLERY, translated from the coding sequence ATGTCCGACGAGCAGCTCGTGGCCGGTCGCTACCGGCTCGGCCACGCCCTCGGTGAGGGTGGCATGGGCGTGGTCTGGCGCGCCAGGGACGAACTGCTCGACCGCGAGGTGGCGCTCAAGGAACTGCGGCACACCACCCCGTTCGACCCGGCGGCGCCGGACCCGGCCTACCAGCGGATGCTGCGCGAGGCGATGACCGCCGCGCAGCTGCGCCACCCCGGCATCATCACCGTGCACGACGTGGTGATCGACCGCGACCGCCCGTGGATCGTGATGGAGCTGGTCGAGGGCCCGTCGGTGGCGCAGTTGGTGGCCGAGCGCGGGCCGCTGCCCCAGTGGCAGGCCGCCGCGATCGGACGGCAGGTCGCGGTGGCGCTGGCGGCCGCGCACGCACGCGGCATCGTGCACCGGGACGTCAAACCGGCGAACATCCTGCTCGACGGCGACCGCGCGGTGCTCACCGACTTCGGCATCGCGGCGATGTCCGGCGCCACCGCGCTCACCGGCACCGGGCAGCTGATCGGCTCGCCGCAGTTCATGGCGCCGGAACGGATCAACGGCCAGGTGGCGGGCCCGCCGAGCGATCTGTGGTCGCTCGGCATCACGCTGTACTTCGCGGTCAGCGGGCGGTCCCCGTTCGACGGCGAGGACATCCAGTCCGCCTTCGCCGCCGTGCTGACGCGGGAACCCGTGCCGCTGCCGCACGTGCCCGCGCTGTGGCCGGTGATCGCCGCGCTGCTGCGGAAGAACCCGGCCGACCGCCCGGTGGGCGCGCAGGCGATCGCCCTGCTCAGCGCGCCGCCACCGGCTCACCCGGCCGAAACGGTGGCGATACCGCGGGCACCGCGGCGCGCCGGCCGGCTGGCGGTGGTCCTCGGCGTGGTCGTGCTGCTGCTGGTGACCGGTGGCCTGGTGATCTGGTGGCAGCAGCGCGGGGAGCAGTCGCAGGCGCAGACCCCGTCCGCGTCGGAGTCGGCGCCGGTGTCGTCGCCATCGGTGTCCCCGGCGCAGGTGGCCGAAGTCGACGGATCGCCGACGGTGGACCGGATCCAGGCACGCGGCACGGTGCTCATCGGCGTCAAGAACGATCAGCCGGGGCTCGGCCTGCAGAGCCCGGTCGACGGCACCTACGCCGGTTTCGACATCGAGATCGCCCGCATCCTGGCCAGTGGCCTCGGGCTCGACGAGAGCCGGATCAGCTACCAGAACATCACCGCGTCGGTGCGGGAACAGGCGCTGAACGACGGGACCGTGGACCTCTACGTCGGCACGTACGCCATCACCGACTCGCGCAAGCAGCAGGTGGGTTTCGCCGGGCCGTACCTGACCGGGGGCCAGTCACTGCTGGTGCGCCGCGGCGAGGCGGCCATCACCGGCAAGGACACGCTGCGGGGCAAGAAGGTCTGCTCGGTCACCGGCAGCTCCCCGCTGCGGCGGGTGGAGGAACTGGGGCTGACCGAACCGGAGAACGTGGTCGGCGTGTCCAGCTACGCCGAGTGCGTCGACCGCCTGACCGCCGGGCAGGTCGACGCGGTCACCACCGACGACGCGATCCTCAAGGGCTTCGCCGCGGCCGATCCACCGGCGTTGAAGGTGGTCGGCGAGCCGTTCGACACCGTCTCCTACGGCGTGGGCCTGGCGCTGGCGGACAAGCCGCTGCGGGACAAGGTGAACGACCTGCTCCAGGCGGCCCTGGACGACGGCCGGTGGCAGGGCGCCTACGACCGCACCCTCGGCCCGTCCGGCAGCCCCGCCACCCGCCCCGTCCTGGAGCGTTATTGA
- a CDS encoding NAD-dependent protein deacetylase has translation MRTRPTLSWAPTGEPPPRTTSLDEVVDVLADRGALVLSGAGLSTESGIPDYRGDGGSLRRHTPMTYDEFTGSPAGRRRYWARSHLGWRTIARAQPNDGHRAVALLQARGHFSGVITQNVDGLHQAAGAQDVVELHGSLDRVICLDCRRTSPREELDRRLRAANPDFGGEATRINPDGDVELADEDVRGFELVACADCGSGVLKPDVVFFGENVPKPRVEHCYRLVDEAGALVVLGSSLTVMSGLRFVRHAAKAGKPVLIVNLGRTRGDQYANVRVDRPLGQALTELAARLG, from the coding sequence ATGCGCACCCGACCGACGCTGAGCTGGGCGCCCACCGGCGAACCGCCGCCGCGGACCACCAGCCTCGACGAGGTCGTCGACGTGCTCGCCGACCGGGGTGCGCTCGTGCTCAGCGGGGCCGGGCTCTCCACCGAATCCGGCATCCCCGACTACCGCGGCGACGGTGGCAGCCTGCGCCGCCACACGCCGATGACCTACGACGAGTTCACCGGCAGCCCCGCCGGTCGCCGCCGGTACTGGGCGCGCAGCCACCTCGGCTGGCGGACCATCGCCCGTGCCCAGCCCAACGACGGCCACCGCGCGGTCGCTCTGCTGCAGGCCCGCGGCCACTTCTCCGGCGTGATCACGCAGAACGTCGACGGGCTGCACCAGGCCGCGGGCGCGCAGGACGTGGTGGAACTGCACGGCAGCCTCGACCGGGTGATCTGCCTGGACTGCCGCCGCACCAGCCCGCGCGAGGAGCTGGACCGGCGGCTGCGGGCGGCGAACCCGGACTTCGGCGGCGAGGCCACCCGGATCAACCCGGACGGCGACGTCGAACTGGCCGACGAGGACGTGCGCGGGTTCGAACTGGTCGCCTGCGCGGACTGCGGGTCCGGCGTGCTCAAACCGGACGTGGTGTTCTTCGGCGAGAACGTGCCCAAACCGCGCGTGGAGCACTGCTACCGACTGGTCGACGAAGCCGGGGCGCTGGTGGTCCTGGGTTCCTCGCTGACGGTCATGTCCGGCCTGCGGTTCGTCCGGCACGCGGCGAAGGCGGGCAAGCCGGTGCTCATCGTCAACCTCGGCCGGACCCGCGGCGACCAGTACGCGAACGTGCGCGTCGACCGCCCGCTCGGCCAGGCCCTCACCGAACTCGCTGCCCGGCTCGGCTGA
- a CDS encoding sigma-70 family RNA polymerase sigma factor, whose protein sequence is METVTERDRLAAEFEQQRPRLRGVAFRMLGSLSEADDAVQEAWLRLNRTGGEEIDNLAAWLTTVVARVCLNLLRSRDNRREEPLDAAEVKETVADPAEEAMLADSVGVALLVVLDTLNPAERLAFVLHDLFAVPFEEIGTLLERSPAAARQLASRARRRVRGADAAPADLARRREVVDAFLAASRAGDFGALVALLDPNVVLRADSAAGPSPHPLVLRGAAAVGKGAIAAGAARSAFAGPALVNGSPGVVLAPRGRLFLALAFTVHNGLIAGIEVIAAPDRVRELRISVLGD, encoded by the coding sequence GTGGAGACGGTGACGGAGCGCGACCGGCTGGCGGCCGAGTTCGAGCAGCAGCGCCCCAGGCTGCGCGGGGTGGCCTTCCGGATGCTCGGCTCGCTCAGCGAGGCCGATGACGCCGTGCAGGAGGCGTGGCTGCGGCTGAACCGCACCGGCGGCGAGGAGATCGACAACCTGGCCGCCTGGCTGACCACCGTGGTCGCCCGCGTGTGCCTGAACCTGCTGCGCTCACGCGACAACCGGCGCGAGGAGCCGCTGGACGCGGCCGAGGTCAAGGAGACCGTCGCGGATCCGGCCGAGGAGGCGATGCTGGCGGACTCGGTCGGCGTGGCGCTGCTCGTCGTGCTGGACACGCTGAACCCGGCCGAACGCCTCGCCTTCGTGCTGCACGACCTGTTCGCCGTGCCCTTCGAGGAGATCGGCACGTTGCTCGAGCGGTCACCGGCCGCGGCGAGGCAGCTCGCCAGCCGGGCCCGCCGCCGGGTGCGGGGCGCCGATGCGGCACCCGCCGACCTGGCGCGGCGCCGCGAGGTGGTCGACGCCTTCCTGGCCGCGTCCCGCGCCGGCGACTTCGGTGCGCTGGTCGCGCTGCTGGATCCGAACGTGGTGTTGCGCGCGGATTCCGCGGCCGGCCCGAGCCCGCACCCGCTGGTGCTCCGCGGGGCCGCCGCGGTGGGCAAGGGCGCGATCGCGGCAGGCGCGGCCCGTTCGGCGTTCGCCGGCCCGGCACTGGTGAACGGCTCGCCGGGGGTGGTGCTGGCGCCGCGGGGCCGGCTCTTCCTGGCGCTCGCGTTCACCGTCCACAATGGCCTGATCGCCGGGATCGAGGTGATCGCCGCGCCGGACCGGGTCCGCGAACTGCGGATCTCCGTGCTCGGCGATTGA
- a CDS encoding DUF4440 domain-containing protein, translating into MEHAQQHELVDEFVGLFRAGAIWTTGGGRRLFGRDEIAAFTRQVLPGGMKGLRRTMDSNTDGVPREDEGEGTPLFVMSREDGQWRPAACQNTTVLG; encoded by the coding sequence GTGGAACACGCGCAGCAGCACGAACTTGTCGACGAGTTCGTCGGCCTGTTCCGGGCCGGCGCCATCTGGACCACCGGCGGCGGCAGGCGGTTGTTCGGCCGGGACGAGATCGCGGCGTTCACGCGCCAGGTGCTGCCCGGCGGGATGAAGGGGCTCAGGCGCACGATGGACTCGAACACCGACGGGGTGCCGCGCGAGGACGAGGGTGAGGGCACGCCGTTGTTCGTCATGTCCCGAGAGGACGGGCAGTGGCGGCCGGCGGCCTGCCAGAACACCACCGTCCTCGGCTGA
- a CDS encoding GNAT family N-acetyltransferase, translating to MEIVVDDLSGPEIAGFLAEHVEEMRSLTPLESKHALDLDDLRKPDVTFWSVYDDGVLVGCGALKALDAEHAELKSMRTNTARKRSGIASTLLEHILAEARQMGFTWISLETGSAEFFRPARRLYEKYGFTYCAPFADYRLDPHSVYLTRTL from the coding sequence ATGGAGATCGTCGTCGATGACCTGTCGGGGCCGGAGATCGCGGGGTTCCTGGCTGAGCACGTCGAAGAGATGCGGTCACTGACGCCGCTGGAGAGCAAGCACGCGCTGGACCTGGACGACCTGCGCAAGCCGGACGTCACCTTCTGGTCGGTGTACGACGACGGCGTGCTCGTCGGCTGCGGGGCGCTCAAGGCGCTCGACGCCGAGCACGCCGAACTCAAGTCGATGCGTACGAACACCGCGCGCAAGCGCAGCGGGATCGCCTCCACACTGCTCGAACACATCCTCGCCGAGGCGCGGCAGATGGGGTTCACCTGGATCAGCCTGGAAACCGGCTCCGCCGAGTTCTTCCGCCCGGCGCGACGGCTCTACGAAAAGTACGGCTTCACCTACTGCGCCCCCTTCGCCGACTACCGCCTGGACCCGCACAGCGTCTACCTCACCCGCACCCTCTGA
- a CDS encoding DUF6191 domain-containing protein — protein MGLLFALSIPGLVCLLVLLAAVERFGRWAGDRGLLPWRRRRRTTSGRAPLTAVGVDELHAFFSGSRRAELDDRKSQSLLREEEGDNAPPRSRIDLDRGVADLVLPPRDRSP, from the coding sequence ATGGGGCTGCTCTTCGCGTTGTCCATCCCCGGGCTGGTCTGCCTGCTGGTGCTGCTGGCCGCGGTGGAACGGTTCGGGCGCTGGGCGGGCGATCGCGGCCTGCTCCCGTGGCGCCGTCGCCGCCGGACCACCTCCGGCCGCGCGCCGCTGACGGCGGTCGGCGTCGACGAGTTGCACGCCTTCTTCTCCGGCTCGCGCCGGGCGGAACTGGACGACCGGAAGTCGCAGTCGCTGCTCCGCGAGGAAGAGGGCGACAACGCGCCGCCGCGCAGCCGGATCGACCTCGACCGCGGGGTCGCCGACCTGGTGCTGCCGCCCCGGGACCGGTCGCCCTAG
- a CDS encoding poly(ethylene terephthalate) hydrolase family protein, whose translation MRLRTALLGIIALATTLLPATAEAAGSPPSVLGGSGPYSAGYETTFRLPGHTIYRPGTLPAGIKLPIVAWGNGACRADGTWFENILTEWASHGFLVIANGRPGGFGQTDPEMLIESIDWAVAENSRLGSKYRNKIDTTKVAVMGQSCGGIETYEVADDPRITTTVLWNSGLLDDSQNDLLQQLHAPIAYFIGGPSDIAYPNAMDDWQRLPAGLPAFMGNLDVGHFGTFDQPNGGEFGRVGGHWLKWQLKGDQASKTQFVGPTCGLCSTDWDVQQKNLT comes from the coding sequence ATGCGACTGCGCACCGCTTTGCTCGGCATCATCGCCCTGGCCACCACCCTGCTCCCGGCCACCGCGGAGGCCGCCGGGTCACCGCCGTCCGTGCTCGGCGGTTCGGGCCCCTACTCCGCCGGTTACGAGACCACCTTCCGCCTGCCGGGCCACACCATCTACCGCCCCGGCACGCTGCCCGCGGGGATCAAGCTGCCGATCGTGGCGTGGGGCAACGGCGCCTGCCGCGCGGACGGCACCTGGTTCGAGAACATCCTGACCGAATGGGCGTCGCACGGTTTCCTGGTGATCGCGAACGGCAGGCCGGGCGGCTTCGGGCAGACCGATCCGGAGATGCTGATCGAGTCGATCGACTGGGCCGTCGCGGAGAACTCGCGGCTGGGCAGCAAGTACCGCAACAAGATCGACACCACGAAGGTCGCCGTGATGGGCCAGTCCTGCGGCGGCATCGAAACCTACGAGGTGGCCGACGACCCGCGGATCACCACCACCGTGCTGTGGAACAGCGGGCTGCTCGACGACAGTCAGAACGACCTGCTGCAGCAACTCCACGCGCCGATCGCCTACTTCATCGGCGGGCCGAGCGACATCGCCTATCCGAACGCGATGGACGACTGGCAGCGGCTGCCCGCCGGGCTGCCCGCGTTCATGGGCAATCTGGACGTCGGCCACTTCGGCACCTTCGACCAGCCGAACGGCGGCGAGTTCGGCCGGGTCGGCGGGCACTGGCTGAAGTGGCAGCTCAAAGGCGACCAGGCGAGCAAAACCCAGTTCGTCGGCCCCACCTGCGGCCTGTGCTCCACCGACTGGGACGTCCAGCAAAAGAACCTGACCTGA
- a CDS encoding family 43 glycosylhydrolase, whose amino-acid sequence MLRLVLPLLLLLGLATPVAAAVPPALVIGHDFPDPDVLQSGGTYYAYSTSSSRGRVPFATAPSPSGPWTAQGDALPQKPAWAGNGGFWAPDVSRRSDGRFLMYFTGPSTATGRMCLGAALANGPAGPFQPTSAQPLVCHAGEGGDIDPSSFVDTNGARYLLYKNDGNAIGQPTIIWLQPTAADGLSFTGNRVELLRNDRPEESGVIEAPVLVKRPSQYVLFYSAGIYTSGNYQTGYAVSGSLTGSYTRAYRPLLTTASLDGAVNGPGGADAVGGTMFFHGHLGGGGRGMYAASLGWANDFPVVRGSRVRYEAERGTLHNAVVRSGAAGASQGQVAAGIDQPDSWVETSVFAPVAGNYTVHIGYSAGYGAAQHTLTVNGGAAQVVNYPDRGWDNWTQVAAEVNLAAGTNTLRLQHLSRWAEVDYVEVA is encoded by the coding sequence ATGTTGCGCCTCGTCCTGCCGTTGCTCCTCCTACTCGGCCTCGCCACCCCGGTCGCGGCGGCCGTGCCGCCCGCGCTGGTGATCGGCCACGACTTCCCCGATCCGGACGTGCTCCAATCCGGCGGCACCTACTACGCCTACTCGACCAGTTCCTCGCGCGGCCGCGTACCGTTCGCGACCGCGCCTTCGCCCTCCGGTCCGTGGACCGCGCAGGGTGACGCGCTGCCGCAGAAACCCGCGTGGGCCGGGAACGGCGGCTTCTGGGCGCCCGACGTCTCACGGCGCTCGGACGGCCGGTTCCTGATGTACTTCACCGGCCCGAGCACCGCCACGGGCCGCATGTGCCTCGGTGCCGCGCTCGCGAACGGGCCCGCGGGCCCGTTCCAGCCGACCTCGGCCCAGCCGCTGGTGTGCCACGCGGGCGAAGGCGGTGACATCGACCCGTCGAGCTTCGTCGACACCAACGGGGCCCGGTACCTGCTCTACAAGAACGACGGCAACGCGATCGGCCAGCCCACGATCATCTGGCTGCAGCCGACCGCCGCCGACGGCCTGAGCTTCACCGGCAACCGGGTCGAACTGCTGCGCAACGACCGGCCGGAGGAGTCCGGCGTGATCGAAGCGCCGGTGCTGGTGAAACGCCCGTCCCAGTACGTGCTGTTCTACTCGGCCGGGATCTACACCTCGGGCAACTACCAGACCGGCTACGCGGTTTCCGGCTCGCTGACCGGTTCCTACACGCGTGCCTACCGGCCACTGCTGACCACGGCCAGCCTGGACGGCGCGGTCAACGGGCCGGGCGGCGCGGACGCGGTCGGTGGCACGATGTTCTTCCACGGGCACCTCGGCGGCGGCGGACGCGGCATGTACGCGGCGAGTCTGGGGTGGGCCAACGATTTCCCGGTGGTGCGCGGCAGCCGCGTCCGCTATGAGGCCGAGCGCGGCACGCTGCACAACGCGGTCGTGCGCAGTGGCGCGGCGGGTGCCTCGCAGGGCCAGGTCGCGGCCGGGATCGACCAGCCCGACAGCTGGGTGGAGACCTCGGTTTTCGCCCCGGTGGCCGGGAACTACACCGTCCACATCGGATACTCGGCGGGTTATGGCGCGGCCCAGCACACGCTGACGGTCAACGGTGGCGCGGCACAGGTGGTGAACTACCCCGATCGAGGCTGGGACAACTGGACGCAGGTCGCCGCGGAGGTGAACCTGGCGGCCGGTACCAACACCCTGCGGCTGCAGCACCTCAGCCGGTGGGCGGAGGTGGACTACGTCGAAGTGGCGTGA
- a CDS encoding AfsR/SARP family transcriptional regulator encodes MDESAMDGRLARCSQLTLLGRFELVVGSELVSLPRGAQRLLAFLGVRNGLPVNRSAAAEQLWPESRRQRAAANLRQALWQVRRSTEHPVVEAATEHLRLSPLVAVDLSRALDSAHRADPGADEWLAGLLGRDLLPYWSEEWLVAERQRWEQVRLHTLEAIARRLLSAGSYLAALEAALTAIAIDPVRESAHCTVIAVHLAQGNTGSALRHYQHYRGLLHRELGVLPSPRMTKMVPAPHATL; translated from the coding sequence ATGGACGAATCGGCGATGGACGGCAGATTAGCGCGGTGTTCGCAATTGACGCTGCTCGGCCGGTTCGAACTGGTGGTCGGCAGTGAACTGGTTTCCCTGCCGCGGGGTGCGCAGCGGCTGCTGGCTTTTCTCGGCGTCCGGAACGGGCTGCCGGTGAACCGCTCGGCGGCGGCCGAGCAGTTGTGGCCGGAGAGCAGGCGGCAGCGTGCGGCGGCCAACCTGCGGCAGGCGTTGTGGCAGGTGCGGCGGTCCACCGAGCACCCGGTCGTGGAGGCGGCCACCGAGCACCTGCGTCTGTCGCCGCTGGTCGCGGTCGACCTCAGCCGTGCCCTCGACTCGGCCCACCGCGCCGACCCGGGCGCCGACGAGTGGCTGGCCGGGCTCCTCGGCCGGGACCTGCTGCCGTACTGGTCGGAGGAGTGGCTGGTGGCGGAACGGCAGCGCTGGGAACAGGTCCGGCTGCACACCCTGGAGGCGATCGCCCGGCGCCTGCTCTCGGCGGGTTCGTACCTGGCCGCGCTGGAGGCCGCGCTGACCGCCATCGCCATCGACCCGGTGCGGGAAAGCGCGCACTGCACGGTGATCGCCGTGCACTTGGCGCAGGGCAACACCGGTTCCGCGTTGCGGCACTACCAGCACTACCGCGGCCTGCTGCACCGGGAACTCGGCGTCCTGCCCTCACCGCGGATGACCAAGATGGTTCCCGCGCCGCACGCCACGCTGTGA